Proteins encoded by one window of Nicotiana tabacum cultivar K326 chromosome 10, ASM71507v2, whole genome shotgun sequence:
- the LOC107765759 gene encoding F-box protein At5g49610-like — protein sequence MAFSSFSSSSSPFPSDIIFEILTRTNSLKTLDTCKAVSKEWHNMVFESNFMPQFCEKSKTISGFFVQSLSKTKYVTEFISLSGCSGETPLYLPVENIKPENIFKNDIDMKIEASSKQGILCCVRSTRKEYRYHICKPSTKQWIKLPNPRIRYSTIKVALIVLRSNPLQFKIIRLSSPRTLYHHYRKLGLNYYLCEIFDSEAWVWREAKDLLLPPEVYFDMFAPAVNASGLVYFKLRKDDQVMALNYNGEEAFSRFSLPKPALEYKDYGYNQLVEYKGKLGFTCLSPKGMELWVFENGNQSWELKKEVDIEILKKVTNYPSSIGFYNADIALMKDYYEVIFYKLQDKSFNVVKLDKCHKVDEIFPFRSDLEPLDLRMQDATNTVSATKYFYPFSISLLLIVFVFLFGTLFSYT from the coding sequence AtggctttctcttctttttcttcttcttcttctccgttTCCTTCCGATATAATTTTCGAGATATTAACTCGAACTAATTCCTTAAAAACATTAGACACATGCAAAGCAGTAAGCAAAGAATGGCATAATATGGTTTTTGAATCAAATTTCATGCCACAGTTTTGTGAGAAAAGCAAAACTATTTCAGGTTTTTTtgttcaatctttatcaaaaaccAAGTACGTTACTGAGTTCATATCATTAAGTGGATGTTCAGGTGAAACTCCATTATATCTTCCTGTTGAAAATATAAAGCCTGAAAATATTTTCAAGAACGACATTGATATGAAGATTGAAGCATCGTCAAAACAAGGGATTTTGTGTTGTGTAAGAAGCACAAGAAAGGAGTATAGATACCACATATGTAAACCTAGTACTAAACAATGGATTAAACTCCCTAATCCTAGGATACGATATTCTACTATCAAAGTCGCCCTGATTGTACTGAGATCAAATCCTTTGCAGTTCAAGATCATAAGGTTGTCGTCGCCTCGGACTCTTTATCATCATTATAGAAAATTAGGGTTGAATTACTATCTTTGTGAAATTTTTGATTCAGAAGCTTGGGTTTGGAGGGAAGCAAAAGATTTATTACTACCTCCTGAAGTGTATTTTGACATGTTTGCTCCAGCAGTTAATGCAAGTGGATTGGTTTATTTTAAGTTAAGAAAAGATGATCAAGTGATGGCTTTAAACTATAATGGAGAAGAAGCTTTTTCAAGATTTTCTCTTCCAAAACCTGCATTGGAGTATAAAGATTATGGATATAACCAACTTGTGGAGTATAAAGGGAAGTTGGGGTTTACTTGTTTGTCACCAAAAGGGATGGAGCTTTGGGTTTTTGAGAATGGAAACCAAAGTTGGGAGTTGAAAAAGGAAGTTGacattgaaattttaaagaaagtgACAAACTATCCAAGTTCAATTGGGTTTTATAATGCAGATATTGCTTTGATGAAGGATTATTATGAGGTTATTTTCTACAAGTTGCAAGATAAGAGTTTTAATGTGGTAAAATTGGATAAATGTCATAAAGTTGATGAAATTTTCCCTTTTCGGTCAGATTTGGAGCCACTTGATTTGAGGATGCAAGACGCTACCAACACTGTTTCAGCTACAAAATATTTCTATCCCTTCTCCATTTCTTTGTTACTTATTGTCttcgtttttctttttggtaCTTTGTTTTCGTACACTTGA